In Dunckerocampus dactyliophorus isolate RoL2022-P2 chromosome 14, RoL_Ddac_1.1, whole genome shotgun sequence, one DNA window encodes the following:
- the fam204a gene encoding protein FAM204A isoform X2: MYSGLLPKGLTEDDLSPDDEEDQQASTSEARGSSPGENDGTVLEAHANPSVIDTSIESQACNLPGISQEMWQKFNELREKKEDMKIQERSKRRRRRKGTKSEEPTETSGERQEKVEKHWDGLKQYFGVNDRFHPPASSKPPPKSGLEKSIERAIAEGDIAKAEEMSDRLATREQVPLHTAPRGQVEPGQAPQNPAHRFNPDTELQ; this comes from the exons ATGTATAGCGGACTTCTGCCTAAGGGTTTAACAGAAGACGACCTTAGTCCAGATGATGAAGAAGATCAGCAGGCGAGTACCAGCGAAGCGAGGGGGAGCTCTCCTGGGGAAAACGATGGCACCGTGCTAGAAGCGCATGCAAATCCTTCTGTCATCGATACCAGTATTGAATCCCAGGCATGCAACCTGCCTGGTATATCCCAGGAAATGTGGCAA aaattcaatgagcTGCGTGAAaagaaagaggacatgaagatACAGGAGAGAAGTAAAAGACGGCGACGCAGGAAAG GAACAAAAAGCGAAGAGCCAACAGAGACAAG CGGAGAGCGCCAGGAGAAGGTGGAGAAGCACTGGGATGGTCTTAAGCAGTATTTTGGTGTAAATGATCGATTTCATCCCCCTGCAAGTTCCAAACCTCCTCCAAAG TCCGGCCTAGAAAAGAGCATAGAGAGGGCCATAGCTGAAGGGGACATTGCAAAGGCAGAGGAGATGAGCGACAGACTCGCCACTCGAGAG CAAGTCCCACTCCACACAGCCCCAAGGGGGCAGGTAGAACCGGGACAGGCTCCTCAAAACCCAGCCCACAGATTCAACCCAGATACCGAGCTGCAGTAA
- the fam204a gene encoding protein FAM204A isoform X3 — MYSGLLPKGLTEDDLSPDDEEDQQASTSEARGSSPGENDGTVLEAHANPSVIDTSIESQACNLPGISQEMWQKFNELREKKEDMKIQERSKRRRRRKGTKSEEPTETSGERQEKVEKHWDGLKQYFGVNDRFHPPASSKPPPKSGLEKSIERAIAEGDIAKAEEMSDRLATREKEEPSPARRHSADSASDP; from the exons ATGTATAGCGGACTTCTGCCTAAGGGTTTAACAGAAGACGACCTTAGTCCAGATGATGAAGAAGATCAGCAGGCGAGTACCAGCGAAGCGAGGGGGAGCTCTCCTGGGGAAAACGATGGCACCGTGCTAGAAGCGCATGCAAATCCTTCTGTCATCGATACCAGTATTGAATCCCAGGCATGCAACCTGCCTGGTATATCCCAGGAAATGTGGCAA aaattcaatgagcTGCGTGAAaagaaagaggacatgaagatACAGGAGAGAAGTAAAAGACGGCGACGCAGGAAAG GAACAAAAAGCGAAGAGCCAACAGAGACAAG CGGAGAGCGCCAGGAGAAGGTGGAGAAGCACTGGGATGGTCTTAAGCAGTATTTTGGTGTAAATGATCGATTTCATCCCCCTGCAAGTTCCAAACCTCCTCCAAAG TCCGGCCTAGAAAAGAGCATAGAGAGGGCCATAGCTGAAGGGGACATTGCAAAGGCAGAGGAGATGAGCGACAGACTCGCCACTCGAGAG